The following are encoded together in the Salvia hispanica cultivar TCC Black 2014 chromosome 6, UniMelb_Shisp_WGS_1.0, whole genome shotgun sequence genome:
- the LOC125194890 gene encoding uncharacterized protein LOC125194890 — protein sequence MASNDEGWRNERNKSYRVASTSDFDSMETMSKQLDFLTSKLGNFNNYRPNQRGGNYNNYGNKLHPNLSYGNPNNALQPPPGFQVSNGQVKELKKEDLGDVLMAFMKHRGECMTQSNKRLDKPRQFPGNTSIDPVKHKECKAICATIQPNEVEKEVDEETTEDNVVEEEKKQPEPPRLEPYTPKIPFPSRIKKKVVDEKFEKLLDIFRKVDVNIPLVEALQQMPMYAMFLKDVISKKLKWVDNETVSMSENCSAIIQKKLPAKLKDPGSFNISCVIGDDKHTNALCDLGSSINLMPLSFFRKMKIGTLKSTRITLQMADRSVTYPKGIIEDVLVRVNEFIFPIDFVVLDMEEDRNVPLILGQPFLVTRKAIG from the exons ATGGCTTCAAATGATGAGGGGTGGAGAAATGAAAGGAACAAATCCTACAGGGTAGCCTCCACCTCTGACTTTGATAGTATGGAGACAATGTCCAAGCAGCTGGACTTCCTAACTAGCAAGCTTGG AAACTTCAACAATTACCGCCCCAACCAAAGGGGTGGCAATTACAACAACTATGGGAACAAGTTGCATCCCAACTTGTCTTACGGGAACCCAAATAATGCCTTGCAACCACCACCCGGATTCCAGGTATCTAATGGCCAAGTCAAGGAGCTGAAGAAGGAAGATCTTGGAGATGTGTTGATGGCTTTCATGAAACACAGAGGCGAATGCATGACACAATCTAATAAGAGGCTGGACAAG CCGAGGCAATTTCCTGGCAATACAAGCATCGATCCTGTCAAACACAAAGAGTGCAAAGCCATCTGTGCGACCATTCAACCCAATGAAGTGGAAAAAGAGGTGGATGAAGAGACTACAGAGGATAATGTTGTTGAGGAAGAGAAGAAACAACCTGAACCACCTCGATTGGAGCCATATACTCCTAAGATACCGTTCCCTAGCCGAATCAAGAAAAAGGTTGTGGATGAGAAATTTGAGAAATTGTTGGACATCTTTAGGAAGGTGGATGTGAATATCCCACTAGTAGAGGCTCTGCAACAGATGCCTATGTATGCAATGTTCCTAAAAGATGTGATCTCCAAAAAGTTAAAGTGGGTGGACAACGAAACAGTGAGCATGTCGGAGAATTGCAGTGCCATAATCCAGAAGAAATTGCCAGCAAAGCTTAAGGACCCTGGAAGTTTCAACATATCATGTGTCATTGGTGATGACAAACACACGAATGCACTTTGCGATTTGGGGTCGAGCATCAACTTGATGCCCCTATCCTTCTTTAGGAAGATGAAAATCGGAACTCTCAAGTCGACTAGAATCACGCTCCAAATGGCTGATAGATCCGTCACCTATCCTAAAGGGATCATAGAAGATGTGTTAGTACGGgtaaatgaatttatatttccCATTGATTTTGTCGTGCT